Proteins co-encoded in one Campylobacter concisus genomic window:
- a CDS encoding M16 family metallopeptidase, whose protein sequence is MIKFNKTKLENGLEIYHVPVNPGSKVISVDVFYKVGSRNEVMGKSGIAHMLEHLNFKSTKNLRAGEFDEIVKGFGGVNNASTGFDYTHYFIKASNENLDKTLGLFAELMKNLSLKDKEFQPERDVVHEERRWRTDNNPMGYLYFRLYNHAFIYHPYHWTPIGFIKDIENWNISDIKEFHATYYQPKNAILMISGDIGKDEAFKLAKKNFSGIKNKRAIPKSHCKEPEQDGARRAIIYKDSQTQMLAIAYKIPNFKHADQVGLNAISEYLATGKSSILQQHLVDELMLVNQIYAYNMSCVDENLFIFLAVCNPDVEANVVEAEILKIIDDLKNKPIDKDDVLRVKNLIKTDFIYSFESASKVANLYGSYLARGDIKPLYELEKNIDKIDVKLLKDIANRYFNEKTSTTIILKKE, encoded by the coding sequence TTGATAAAATTTAATAAAACAAAACTAGAAAACGGACTAGAAATTTATCACGTACCAGTAAATCCTGGCTCAAAAGTGATAAGCGTCGATGTCTTTTATAAAGTTGGATCAAGAAACGAAGTGATGGGCAAAAGCGGCATCGCTCACATGTTAGAGCATCTAAATTTTAAATCAACCAAAAATTTACGAGCTGGTGAATTTGACGAAATAGTAAAAGGCTTTGGCGGCGTAAATAACGCAAGTACAGGCTTTGATTATACCCACTACTTTATAAAAGCGTCAAATGAAAATTTAGACAAAACGCTTGGTCTTTTTGCTGAGCTTATGAAAAATTTAAGCCTAAAAGATAAAGAATTTCAGCCAGAGCGAGACGTGGTGCATGAAGAACGCAGGTGGCGAACAGATAATAACCCTATGGGGTACCTCTACTTTAGACTCTACAACCACGCATTTATCTATCATCCATATCACTGGACACCGATAGGCTTTATAAAAGATATCGAAAACTGGAATATCTCCGACATAAAAGAATTTCACGCTACGTATTATCAGCCCAAAAATGCGATTTTGATGATAAGTGGCGACATCGGCAAGGATGAGGCATTTAAACTGGCTAAGAAAAATTTTAGCGGTATAAAAAACAAAAGAGCCATCCCAAAATCTCACTGTAAAGAACCTGAACAAGACGGCGCAAGAAGAGCTATCATCTACAAAGATAGCCAAACACAAATGCTAGCGATTGCTTACAAAATCCCAAATTTTAAACACGCTGATCAAGTGGGGCTAAACGCGATAAGCGAGTATCTAGCCACTGGCAAAAGCTCTATTTTGCAGCAGCACCTAGTCGATGAGCTAATGCTTGTAAACCAAATTTATGCTTATAATATGAGCTGTGTTGATGAAAATTTATTTATATTTTTAGCAGTTTGCAACCCAGATGTCGAAGCAAACGTGGTTGAGGCTGAAATTTTAAAGATCATAGATGATTTAAAAAATAAGCCAATCGATAAAGATGATGTTTTAAGAGTTAAGAATTTGATAAAAACTGATTTTATTTACTCATTTGAGAGTGCAAGCAAGGTTGCAAATTTATATGGCTCATACCTTGCTAGAGGCGACATAAAGCCTCTTTACGAGCTTGAAAAAAATATCGATAAAATTGATGTAAAACTTTTAAAAGATATAGCAAATAGATATTTTAATGAAAAAACCAGCACAACAATAATATTAAAAAAGGAATAA
- a CDS encoding enoyl-ACP reductase: MKDTLNEFKGKTLVISGGTRGIGRAIVEEFAKAGVNIAFTYNSNEELANEQARELEANFKIKARAYALNILEPETYKELFLKIDEDFDRIDFFISNAIISGRAVAGGYTKFMKLKPRGINNIFTATVNAFVVGTQEAAKRMEKVGGGSIISLSSTGNLVYIENYAGHGTAKAAVEAMARYAATELGEKNIRVNVVSGGPIETDALRAFTNYEEVRDMTAKLSPLNRMGQPTDLAGACLFLCSSKASWVTGHTFVIDGGTTFK; this comes from the coding sequence ATGAAGGACACACTAAACGAATTTAAAGGTAAAACGCTAGTTATCAGTGGCGGCACTAGAGGCATTGGCAGAGCCATAGTCGAAGAATTTGCAAAAGCTGGCGTAAACATAGCATTTACCTATAACTCAAACGAAGAACTTGCAAATGAGCAAGCAAGAGAGCTTGAGGCAAATTTTAAGATAAAAGCCAGAGCATATGCGCTAAATATCCTAGAGCCAGAAACTTATAAAGAACTATTTTTAAAGATAGACGAGGACTTTGATAGGATTGATTTTTTTATATCAAATGCAATTATATCAGGTCGTGCAGTAGCTGGTGGATACACTAAATTTATGAAGCTAAAACCAAGAGGCATAAACAATATCTTTACAGCAACAGTAAATGCCTTTGTCGTAGGCACTCAAGAAGCTGCAAAACGCATGGAAAAAGTGGGTGGTGGTAGCATCATCAGCCTATCATCGACTGGAAATTTGGTATATATCGAAAACTACGCAGGTCACGGCACAGCAAAAGCAGCCGTTGAAGCTATGGCAAGATACGCTGCAACCGAGCTTGGCGAGAAAAATATCCGTGTAAACGTCGTAAGCGGCGGCCCTATCGAGACAGATGCACTAAGAGCCTTTACAAACTACGAAGAGGTGCGCGATATGACAGCAAAGCTTAGCCCACTAAACCGCATGGGACAGCCGACAGACCTAGCCGGAGCGTGTCTATTTTTATGCTCGTCTAAGGCTAGCTGGGTGACTGGGCATACATTTGTGATCGACGGCGGCACGACATTTAAATGA
- the pgsA gene encoding CDP-diacylglycerol--glycerol-3-phosphate 3-phosphatidyltransferase, whose protein sequence is MSLNLPNSLAFFRILLAPLMFFMLVNAPGIFTQIHMSWINYFAALIFVIASVTDFFDGYIARSWDQKTKLGAILDPLADKMLILAAFLGLMMLGRASAWAVYLILIREFFITGFRVVMASDGVEVAASMAGKVKTVSQMFAVGFLLMSWPGGELLLWMAVALTLYSGFEYIFAYIKAMKKS, encoded by the coding sequence GTGAGTTTAAATTTACCAAATTCTTTAGCGTTTTTTAGGATACTTCTGGCTCCACTTATGTTTTTTATGCTCGTAAATGCGCCAGGAATTTTTACGCAAATTCACATGAGCTGGATAAACTACTTTGCAGCTCTTATTTTTGTGATCGCCTCGGTAACTGACTTTTTTGACGGTTACATCGCAAGGAGCTGGGATCAAAAAACTAAGCTTGGAGCGATCCTTGATCCATTGGCAGACAAGATGCTAATTCTTGCTGCATTTTTAGGCCTCATGATGCTTGGAAGGGCTAGCGCTTGGGCTGTCTATCTTATCTTGATAAGAGAATTTTTCATAACTGGCTTTCGTGTCGTGATGGCAAGTGACGGCGTAGAGGTCGCGGCCTCGATGGCAGGCAAAGTAAAAACAGTCTCGCAGATGTTTGCGGTTGGATTTTTACTGATGAGCTGGCCAGGCGGAGAGCTTTTGCTATGGATGGCTGTTGCGCTTACGCTTTATTCTGGATTTGAGTACATTTTTGCCTACATAAAAGCGATGAAAAAGAGCTAA
- the dapA gene encoding 4-hydroxy-tetrahydrodipicolinate synthase — translation MTALITPFKNQKVDEVSFEKLIKRQIKHGIDVVVPVGTTGESATLTHDEHRICIEIAVDACKGTNVKVLAGAGSNATHEAIGIAKFAQAHGADGILSVAPYYNKPTQEGLYEHYKAIANSIEIPVLLYNVPGRVGVDILPATVFRLFKECKNIYGIKEATGSIDRCVDLLAHEPNLVVISGEDAINYPIISNGGKGVISVTANLLPDQISQLTHLAMNEEYKKAKLINDNLYTINKTLFCESNPIPIKAAMYLAGLIDSLEYRLPLCKPSKENFKKIEEVIKNYEIKGF, via the coding sequence ATGACCGCACTCATTACGCCATTTAAAAATCAAAAAGTAGATGAAGTTAGTTTTGAAAAGCTAATAAAAAGACAGATAAAACACGGCATAGATGTTGTTGTGCCAGTTGGAACCACTGGCGAGAGTGCAACACTGACGCATGATGAGCATAGAATTTGTATCGAAATAGCCGTAGATGCATGTAAAGGCACAAATGTAAAAGTACTAGCTGGTGCTGGCAGTAACGCGACTCACGAAGCTATTGGTATCGCAAAATTTGCTCAAGCTCATGGCGCTGATGGCATCCTATCAGTTGCGCCCTACTACAATAAACCAACACAAGAAGGGCTTTACGAGCACTACAAAGCCATTGCAAATAGCATTGAAATCCCTGTGCTTCTTTACAATGTTCCTGGCAGAGTTGGCGTGGATATCTTGCCAGCGACCGTTTTTAGACTTTTTAAAGAGTGCAAAAATATCTACGGCATCAAAGAGGCTACAGGCAGTATCGATAGATGTGTAGATCTACTAGCTCACGAGCCGAATTTAGTAGTCATTAGCGGTGAAGATGCGATCAACTATCCTATCATATCAAATGGTGGCAAAGGCGTTATCTCAGTTACTGCAAACCTCTTACCAGATCAAATTTCACAGCTTACACACCTTGCAATGAACGAAGAGTACAAAAAAGCAAAACTAATAAACGACAATCTATATACTATAAATAAAACGCTCTTTTGCGAAAGCAATCCAATACCGATCAAAGCAGCGATGTATCTAGCTGGACTCATCGACTCTTTGGAGTATCGCTTGCCACTTTGCAAACCAAGTAAAGAAAATTTCAAAAAGATAGAAGAAGTAATAAAAAATTACGAAATAAAGGGTTTTTAA